A region of Mesorhizobium sp. AR02 DNA encodes the following proteins:
- a CDS encoding alpha-D-ribose 1-methylphosphonate 5-phosphate C-P-lyase PhnJ, giving the protein MTDIATYNFAYLDEQTKRMIRRAILKGIAIPGYQVPFASREMPMPYGWGTGGVQVTASIIGPDDVLKVIDQGADDTTNAVSIRAFFKKVANVAVTTDTASATIIQTRHRIPEHPLTAGQVLVYQVPIPEPLRFLEPRETETRKMHALEEYGLMHVKLYEDIAKHGRIATTYAYPVKVEGRYVMDPSPTPKFDNPKMHRSPALQLFGAGREKRIYAVPPFTEVVSLDFEDHPFEVQTFDQPCALCAAENVYLDEVILDDHGGHMFVCSDTDHCEKRRADGHRGHLAPEAAPGNMEPAQ; this is encoded by the coding sequence ATGACCGACATCGCCACCTACAACTTCGCCTATCTCGACGAGCAGACCAAAAGGATGATCCGCCGGGCGATCCTCAAGGGTATCGCCATCCCCGGTTATCAGGTGCCGTTCGCCTCGCGCGAAATGCCGATGCCCTACGGCTGGGGCACCGGCGGCGTCCAGGTCACCGCCTCGATCATCGGTCCCGATGACGTGCTGAAGGTCATCGACCAGGGCGCCGACGACACCACCAATGCGGTGTCGATCCGTGCCTTCTTCAAGAAGGTCGCCAATGTCGCTGTCACCACCGATACCGCCAGCGCCACCATCATCCAGACCCGCCACCGCATCCCGGAACATCCGCTGACCGCGGGCCAGGTTCTGGTCTATCAGGTGCCGATCCCCGAGCCGCTGCGCTTCCTCGAGCCACGCGAGACCGAAACGCGGAAAATGCACGCGCTGGAGGAATACGGCCTCATGCATGTGAAGCTCTATGAGGACATCGCCAAGCACGGCCGCATCGCCACCACCTATGCCTACCCGGTCAAGGTCGAGGGCCGCTATGTGATGGACCCCTCGCCGACGCCGAAATTCGACAATCCCAAGATGCACCGCTCGCCGGCCCTGCAGTTGTTCGGCGCCGGTCGCGAAAAGCGCATCTATGCGGTGCCGCCCTTCACCGAGGTCGTCAGCCTCGACTTCGAGGACCATCCGTTCGAAGTGCAGACCTTCGACCAACCATGCGCGCTGTGCGCCGCCGAGAACGTCTATCTCGACGAGGTCATCCTCGACGACCATGGCGGCCACATGTTCGTCTGCTCCGACACCGACCACTGCGAGAAGCGGCGCGCCGACGGCCATCGCGGCCACCTTGCTCCCGAAGCTGCCCCAGGAAACATGGAGCCGGCACAATGA
- the phnE gene encoding phosphonate ABC transporter, permease protein PhnE: MTLSVTAPSLTASSGATHQMADAWRRQTSLRRFYTVLGVGLLLVAMFASMWFADEANAGHFFDRLPHILDFLSWLVPKDWNDVWRALFDIASPHDTGTQEFNFPLGRIYVWGGFYIPEYFELMITTVNVALVSTFIGFIFAVPFSFIAARNLTPHPLLRLIVKRFMELLRAFPEIVIAGLFAAIVSIGPIAAIIAIGLHSIGALGKLFYEINENIDMRAEEGLRAVGANWFERVRFAGLPQVLPNFMSYTLLRVEINVRISTIIGAVGGGGIGEELKLSISRGFGAKTLALVLLLFTTIFIIDQFSAWLRRKLVGEQAFMMGA, encoded by the coding sequence ATGACCCTTTCCGTGACAGCCCCTTCTTTGACAGCCTCTTCTGGCGCCACCCACCAGATGGCCGATGCCTGGCGACGCCAGACGTCGCTGCGCCGGTTCTATACAGTGCTGGGCGTCGGCCTGCTGCTCGTCGCGATGTTCGCCAGCATGTGGTTCGCCGACGAGGCCAATGCCGGCCACTTCTTCGACCGGTTGCCGCATATTCTGGATTTCCTGAGCTGGCTCGTCCCCAAGGACTGGAACGATGTCTGGCGGGCGCTGTTCGACATCGCCTCGCCGCATGACACCGGCACGCAGGAATTCAACTTCCCGCTCGGCCGCATCTATGTCTGGGGCGGGTTCTACATCCCCGAATATTTCGAGCTGATGATCACCACGGTCAATGTCGCCTTGGTCTCGACCTTCATCGGCTTCATCTTCGCGGTGCCGTTCTCGTTCATCGCGGCGCGCAACCTGACGCCCCATCCGCTGCTGCGGCTGATCGTCAAGCGCTTCATGGAGCTGCTGCGCGCCTTTCCGGAGATCGTCATTGCCGGCCTGTTCGCGGCTATTGTCTCGATCGGCCCGATCGCTGCCATCATCGCCATCGGCCTGCATTCGATCGGCGCTCTTGGCAAGCTGTTCTACGAGATCAACGAGAACATCGACATGCGCGCCGAGGAGGGCCTGCGCGCGGTCGGCGCCAACTGGTTCGAGCGGGTGCGCTTTGCCGGCCTGCCGCAGGTGCTGCCCAATTTCATGTCCTACACACTGCTGCGCGTCGAGATCAATGTCCGCATCTCGACCATCATCGGCGCCGTCGGCGGTGGCGGCATCGGCGAGGAATTGAAGCTCTCCATCTCGCGCGGCTTCGGCGCCAAGACGCTGGCGCTGGTGCTGCTCTTGTTCACCACCATCTTCATCATCGACCAGTTTTCCGCCTGGCTGCGCCGCAAGCTGGTCGGCGAACAAGCCTTTATGATGGGAGCGTGA
- the phnL gene encoding phosphonate C-P lyase system protein PhnL → MPTPLVVSDVAKSFTMHLRDGIKLPVVAGVSFSIKAGECTVLGGPSGAGKSSILKMLYGNYAVDEGQIIVKHEDGLIDLAHASPRTVLAIRRQTIGYVSQFLRTVPRVSALDVVAEPLVERGEEREVARGKARALLAQLNLPEKLWTLPPATFSGGEQQRVNIARGFITEHPILLLDEPTASLDAKNRDVVIELIAAKKAAGVALLGIFHDHDVREAVADRIIDVTAFAPGKLAA, encoded by the coding sequence ATGCCGACGCCTCTCGTTGTTTCCGACGTCGCCAAGAGCTTCACCATGCATCTGCGCGATGGCATCAAATTGCCTGTCGTCGCCGGTGTCTCGTTCTCGATCAAGGCCGGCGAGTGCACCGTGCTCGGCGGCCCGTCCGGTGCCGGCAAGAGCTCGATCCTGAAAATGCTCTACGGCAACTATGCCGTCGACGAGGGCCAGATCATCGTCAAGCATGAGGACGGACTGATCGATCTCGCCCATGCCAGCCCCCGCACCGTGCTTGCCATACGCCGGCAAACGATCGGCTATGTCAGCCAGTTCCTGCGCACAGTGCCGCGCGTCTCGGCGCTCGATGTCGTCGCCGAGCCGCTGGTCGAGCGCGGCGAAGAGCGCGAGGTTGCTCGCGGCAAGGCGCGCGCCCTGCTGGCGCAGCTCAATTTGCCGGAAAAACTCTGGACCCTGCCCCCGGCGACCTTCTCCGGCGGTGAGCAGCAGCGCGTCAACATCGCGCGCGGCTTCATCACCGAGCATCCGATCCTGCTGCTCGACGAGCCGACCGCCTCACTCGACGCCAAAAATCGTGACGTGGTGATCGAACTCATCGCCGCCAAGAAGGCGGCCGGAGTCGCCCTGCTCGGCATCTTCCACGACCACGACGTGCGCGAGGCGGTTGCCGACCGCATCATTGACGTCACCGCTTTCGCTCCGGGAAAACTCGCCGCATGA
- a CDS encoding DapH/DapD/GlmU-related protein, with protein sequence MTRKLSETPLVHPTAEVQNSTLGRWTEIADRSRVSESELGDYSYMMQDCAVWCATIGKFANIAASVRLNATNHPTWRPTLHHFTYRASDYWDDAEHESEFFAQRRAKRVNIGHDTWLGHGSTVLPGVTVGDGAAVGAGAVVSKDVAPYTIVAGVPAKPIRERFDRRTAERYQALAWWDWDHARLRASLDDFRELSAEAFLEKHGG encoded by the coding sequence ATGACCAGGAAATTGTCGGAGACACCGCTGGTTCACCCGACGGCAGAGGTCCAGAACTCGACGCTTGGCCGCTGGACCGAGATCGCCGACCGCAGCCGGGTTTCGGAAAGCGAGCTCGGCGACTATTCCTACATGATGCAGGATTGCGCCGTCTGGTGCGCGACGATCGGCAAGTTTGCCAACATCGCGGCAAGCGTGCGCCTCAACGCCACCAACCACCCGACCTGGCGCCCGACGCTGCACCACTTCACCTACCGCGCCTCGGACTATTGGGACGATGCCGAGCACGAGAGCGAATTCTTCGCCCAGCGCCGCGCCAAGCGCGTCAACATCGGCCACGACACCTGGCTCGGCCACGGCTCGACCGTCCTGCCCGGCGTCACCGTCGGCGACGGCGCAGCGGTTGGGGCCGGAGCCGTCGTCTCGAAGGATGTCGCGCCCTACACCATCGTCGCCGGCGTGCCGGCAAAGCCGATCCGCGAACGCTTCGACCGCCGCACCGCCGAGCGCTACCAGGCGCTTGCCTGGTGGGACTGGGACCACGCCAGGCTGCGCGCGTCGCTTGACGACTTTCGCGAGCTGTCGGCTGAGGCTTTCCTCGAGAAGCATGGCGGCTGA
- a CDS encoding Gfo/Idh/MocA family protein → MVGASKSETGGGPIRYGMVGGGQGAFIGAVHRIAARMDNEFVLVAGALSANPERAKASAAELGLDPDRSYASYAEMAKAEAKRPDGIEAVAIVTPNNVHVPAAKAFLEAGIHVICDKPLATTLAEAKKLAAIVEKTGKVFVLTHNYTAYPMVRQAREMVAKGVLGDIRIVQSEYPQDWLTEDLAATGQKQASWRGDPKQAGAGGALGDIGTHAYNLARFVSGLELDSLSADLDAFVPGRLLDDNVNVMLRFKPAGKTHPAKGMIWASQVAPGHENGLKLRIYGSKGGLEWVQADPNYLWYTPFGQPKQLITRNGAGALPVAGRVSRVPPGHPEGYLEGFANIYQEAARAIRAAGKKGGKPAKDVVFPTIQDGVEGMAFIEACVKSSKKNGAWTKL, encoded by the coding sequence ATGGTCGGCGCATCGAAGTCGGAAACGGGAGGCGGCCCGATCCGCTATGGCATGGTCGGTGGCGGGCAAGGCGCCTTCATCGGCGCAGTGCATCGCATCGCGGCGCGCATGGACAATGAGTTCGTGCTGGTGGCCGGTGCGCTGTCGGCGAATCCCGAGCGTGCCAAGGCGTCGGCCGCCGAACTCGGGCTTGATCCCGATCGCAGCTACGCGTCCTACGCCGAGATGGCCAAGGCCGAGGCCAAGCGCCCCGACGGTATCGAGGCGGTGGCGATCGTCACGCCCAACAATGTGCATGTGCCGGCGGCCAAGGCTTTTCTCGAGGCCGGTATCCATGTGATCTGCGATAAGCCGCTGGCAACGACGCTGGCCGAGGCGAAAAAACTCGCGGCGATCGTCGAGAAGACCGGCAAGGTGTTCGTGCTCACCCACAACTATACCGCCTATCCGATGGTGCGTCAGGCGCGCGAGATGGTGGCCAAGGGCGTGCTCGGCGATATCCGCATCGTGCAGTCGGAATACCCGCAGGACTGGCTGACCGAGGATCTCGCCGCCACCGGCCAGAAGCAGGCATCGTGGCGCGGCGATCCGAAACAGGCGGGCGCCGGCGGTGCGCTGGGCGACATCGGCACCCATGCCTACAATCTCGCTCGCTTCGTCTCGGGGCTGGAGCTCGACTCGCTGTCGGCCGATCTCGATGCCTTCGTGCCGGGCCGGCTGCTCGACGACAATGTCAACGTCATGCTGCGCTTCAAGCCAGCCGGCAAGACGCACCCGGCCAAAGGCATGATCTGGGCAAGCCAGGTGGCGCCCGGGCACGAGAACGGGCTGAAGCTGCGCATCTATGGCTCGAAGGGTGGGCTGGAATGGGTGCAGGCCGACCCGAACTATCTCTGGTACACGCCATTCGGCCAGCCCAAGCAATTGATCACCCGCAACGGCGCCGGCGCGCTGCCGGTGGCGGGCCGCGTCAGCCGCGTGCCGCCGGGCCACCCGGAGGGCTATCTCGAAGGTTTCGCCAACATCTACCAGGAAGCGGCGCGGGCGATCCGCGCGGCGGGCAAGAAGGGTGGCAAGCCGGCAAAGGATGTGGTCTTCCCGACCATCCAGGATGGCGTCGAAGGCATGGCCTTCATCGAGGCCTGCGTGAAATCGTCGAAGAAGAATGGAGCCTGGACGAAGCTTTAG
- the phnE gene encoding phosphonate ABC transporter, permease protein PhnE: MATMTTEEMLSIEERYPQVFRRPLYKRFAPLFLFVGILTYLIYVLWFFSLPQVLRESHWERLPLFLTQWISYDLQPEFRLDQPEITPKYPRFSALGDNPNPDWVIKNPDGTFTVLIDGPAKSVTFDKAQATIVANGETVPVALTSGKPVIAGPVPDWITAHDDEVVAKMGFVGEVRVTVDRVKVRKRFLGWANFVFDTRSPFFGKSAGEVVSLIVSGPELKPGTSNLALAGDNIWNNAQWQHGDVWTKLLQTIVMAFLGTLLGGIVAFPLAFFAARNITPSGVLSQVLKRFFDFMRSVDMLIWALFFTRAFGPGPLAGSAAIFFTEIGTLGKTYSEALENIDDKPREGVLSTGANGLLVQRYGVMPEVIPVFISQTLYQWESNTRGATIIGAVGAGGIGLKLWEAMRTNSNWANVFYMVLLILLVVFIFDNISNFLRRRLSRTIHDYNRIQAEQG, from the coding sequence ATGGCGACCATGACCACCGAGGAGATGCTGTCGATCGAGGAGCGCTATCCGCAAGTGTTCCGGCGGCCGCTGTACAAGCGCTTCGCGCCGCTCTTCCTGTTCGTCGGCATCCTGACGTATCTCATCTATGTCCTATGGTTCTTCAGCTTGCCGCAAGTGCTGCGGGAATCGCACTGGGAGCGTCTGCCGCTGTTCCTGACGCAATGGATCAGCTACGATCTGCAGCCGGAATTCCGCCTCGACCAGCCTGAGATCACGCCCAAATACCCGCGCTTCTCCGCGCTTGGCGACAACCCGAACCCCGACTGGGTGATCAAGAACCCGGACGGCACCTTCACCGTACTGATCGACGGGCCTGCAAAATCCGTCACCTTCGACAAGGCGCAGGCGACGATCGTGGCCAACGGTGAGACGGTGCCGGTTGCGCTGACCAGCGGCAAGCCGGTAATCGCAGGTCCGGTGCCGGACTGGATCACCGCGCATGACGACGAGGTGGTCGCCAAGATGGGCTTCGTCGGCGAGGTGCGCGTCACCGTCGACCGCGTCAAGGTGCGCAAGCGCTTCCTCGGCTGGGCGAATTTTGTCTTCGACACGCGCTCGCCCTTCTTCGGCAAATCAGCGGGAGAAGTGGTCTCGCTGATCGTGTCCGGTCCCGAACTGAAGCCTGGCACCTCGAACCTCGCTCTGGCCGGCGACAATATCTGGAACAATGCGCAATGGCAGCACGGCGACGTCTGGACAAAGCTTTTGCAGACCATCGTCATGGCGTTCCTCGGCACGCTGCTCGGCGGCATCGTCGCCTTCCCGCTTGCCTTCTTCGCCGCCCGCAACATCACGCCGAGCGGCGTGCTCAGCCAGGTCCTGAAGCGCTTCTTCGACTTCATGCGCTCGGTCGACATGCTGATCTGGGCGCTGTTCTTCACCCGCGCCTTCGGCCCCGGCCCGCTGGCCGGCAGCGCGGCGATCTTCTTCACCGAGATCGGCACGCTCGGCAAAACCTATTCCGAGGCGCTGGAGAACATCGACGACAAGCCGCGCGAAGGGGTGCTGTCGACCGGCGCCAACGGCCTCCTGGTGCAGCGCTACGGTGTGATGCCCGAAGTCATTCCGGTCTTCATCAGCCAGACGCTCTACCAATGGGAATCCAACACCCGTGGCGCCACCATCATCGGCGCCGTCGGCGCCGGCGGCATCGGCCTGAAATTGTGGGAAGCGATGCGCACCAACTCCAACTGGGCCAACGTCTTCTACATGGTGCTGTTGATCCTGCTGGTCGTCTTCATCTTCGACAACATCTCCAACTTCCTGCGCCGGAGGCTCAGCCGCACCATCCACGACTACAACAGGATCCAGGCCGAGCAGGGTTAA
- the phnC gene encoding phosphonate ABC transporter ATP-binding protein: protein MSASSATLEIRGVSRRFGKDTAVSDVSISIPQGQMVGVIGRSGAGKSTLLRMINRLVDPSQGSIFFDGAEVSQLRGSPLRRWQRDCAMIFQQFNLVPRLDVLTNVLLGKLNHRSTLSNLLGMFSRAECAEAVTALERLDIARTALQPAGTLSGGQQQRVAIARALMQQPKVILADEPIASLDPLNAKVVMDSLQDINLREGITVVTNLHTLDTARTYCNRIIGMAAGKVVFDGPPEELNREAVRLVYGADANGSEISEAITSTSVAFKQKIAASAGPLEPAFPGY from the coding sequence ATGTCAGCAAGCTCTGCCACACTCGAAATCCGCGGCGTCAGCCGACGATTTGGCAAGGACACCGCCGTCAGCGACGTCAGCATCTCGATCCCGCAGGGTCAGATGGTCGGCGTCATTGGCCGTTCGGGCGCCGGCAAATCGACCCTTCTTCGTATGATCAACCGTCTTGTCGACCCCAGCCAGGGGTCGATTTTTTTTGACGGCGCCGAGGTCTCCCAGCTGCGCGGCTCGCCGCTGCGGCGCTGGCAGCGCGACTGCGCCATGATCTTCCAGCAGTTCAACCTGGTGCCGCGCCTCGACGTGCTGACCAACGTGCTGCTTGGCAAGTTGAACCACCGTTCGACCCTGTCCAACCTTCTCGGCATGTTCTCGCGCGCCGAATGCGCCGAGGCAGTCACCGCCCTTGAGCGGCTCGACATCGCCCGCACCGCGCTTCAGCCCGCCGGTACCTTGTCTGGTGGGCAGCAGCAGCGCGTCGCCATCGCCCGCGCCCTGATGCAGCAGCCCAAGGTGATCCTCGCCGACGAGCCGATCGCCTCGCTCGACCCGCTCAACGCCAAGGTTGTGATGGATTCGCTGCAGGACATCAATCTGCGCGAAGGCATCACCGTCGTCACCAATCTGCACACGCTCGATACCGCGCGCACCTATTGCAACCGCATCATCGGCATGGCCGCCGGCAAGGTCGTCTTCGATGGTCCGCCTGAAGAGCTCAACCGTGAGGCCGTGCGTCTCGTCTATGGCGCCGACGCCAACGGCAGCGAAATCTCCGAGGCCATTACCTCGACCAGCGTTGCCTTCAAGCAAAAGATCGCCGCATCCGCCGGACCGCTCGAGCCCGCATTCCCCGGTTACTGA
- a CDS encoding sugar phosphate isomerase/epimerase family protein, translated as MKIGMCMFLWTTSVSKKHEPLLRDIKATGFDGVEIPVFAGTPDDYKKLGDLLDRIGLERTAVSAMGDPSMNLISPDATTRKAGVDYMKWAIDCSSALGASTLSGPLHSTLGAFSGSGPTPAEKNRSVASQRAIGDHAGKRNVTIGLEALNRFECYLLNTMADLSEHIDTIDRPHIKAMYDTFHANIEEADPIGAYTKHRRNVVHIHISENDRGVPGRGNIPWAETFAAIRKSGYDDWLTIEAFGRSLKDLAAATKVWRDFSETPEAVYRDGYKHIRNGWKKAA; from the coding sequence ATGAAAATCGGCATGTGCATGTTCTTGTGGACAACCAGCGTCTCGAAGAAGCACGAGCCGCTGCTGCGCGACATCAAGGCGACGGGCTTCGATGGCGTCGAGATACCGGTCTTTGCCGGCACGCCGGACGACTATAAAAAGCTAGGCGACCTGCTCGATCGCATCGGGCTGGAGCGTACCGCGGTCTCGGCGATGGGTGATCCCTCAATGAACCTGATCTCGCCGGATGCCACGACCCGGAAGGCTGGTGTCGATTACATGAAATGGGCGATCGATTGCAGCTCAGCCCTCGGCGCGAGCACGCTGAGCGGCCCGCTGCATTCGACGCTTGGCGCCTTTTCCGGCAGCGGGCCGACACCCGCCGAGAAGAACCGTTCGGTCGCCTCGCAGCGCGCCATCGGCGACCATGCCGGCAAGCGGAACGTCACCATCGGGCTGGAGGCGCTCAACCGTTTCGAATGTTATCTGCTGAACACGATGGCCGACCTGTCGGAGCACATCGACACCATCGACCGGCCGCACATCAAGGCGATGTACGACACCTTTCATGCCAATATCGAGGAGGCCGACCCGATCGGCGCCTACACAAAGCATCGCAGGAATGTCGTGCACATCCACATATCGGAGAATGATCGCGGCGTGCCGGGGCGCGGCAACATCCCGTGGGCGGAGACGTTCGCGGCGATCCGCAAGAGCGGCTATGATGACTGGCTGACGATCGAGGCGTTCGGGCGTTCGCTGAAGGATCTGGCGGCGGCGACCAAGGTGTGGCGCGATTTTTCCGAAACGCCGGAAGCGGTTTATCGGGACGGGTACAAGCATATCAGGAACGGGTGGAAGAAGGCGGCTTAG
- the fosX gene encoding FosX/FosE/FosI family fosfomycin resistance hydrolase, which yields MIEGLSHMTFIVLDLDRMTRILEGVFDAREVYASDAEQFSLSREKFFLIGDIWVAIMQGEKLPERSYNHIAFKIDDADFDRYAERIGRLGLDMRPPRPRVEGEGRSIYFYDDDNHMFELHTSTLNERLARYARGLEAAE from the coding sequence ATGATCGAAGGCCTGTCCCACATGACCTTCATCGTCCTCGATCTCGACCGGATGACAAGGATACTCGAGGGCGTGTTCGACGCCCGCGAGGTCTATGCCAGCGATGCCGAGCAGTTCTCGCTGTCGCGCGAAAAATTCTTCCTGATTGGCGACATCTGGGTCGCCATCATGCAAGGCGAGAAGCTGCCCGAGCGCAGCTACAACCACATTGCCTTCAAGATCGATGACGCCGATTTCGACCGCTACGCCGAGCGCATCGGCAGACTAGGCCTAGACATGCGCCCGCCGCGTCCGCGCGTCGAGGGCGAAGGCCGCTCGATCTATTTCTACGACGACGACAACCACATGTTCGAATTGCACACCAGCACGCTCAATGAGCGGCTGGCGCGCTATGCGAGGGGATTGGAGGCTGCGGAATGA
- the phnD gene encoding phosphonate ABC transporter substrate-binding protein: MFRKMVFSAVSVLAMATSMAHAADLKEFRVGILGGENETDRLRNYQCLADHLKAEFGFEKVSLFPAADYDGVIQGLLGGTLDFAELGASGYASVYIKDPKAVTPILTTQQTDGATGYYSIGLALKSSGITDIKSAKGKKLGYADPDSTSGYLIPLTQIPKTTGASNEAFFASTQFNGGHENNILAVRDGKVDVAVDDSSGIGDFKNGYTSGTFHKEVAKGAVDPNDFVEVWRSGLIPNGPLVVRTALGDDMTAKLANFFTQLPKKDKACFEGVEGGDFTGYVPVKPDFYSVIVEARKAAIGG, encoded by the coding sequence ATGTTCAGGAAGATGGTTTTCAGCGCCGTTTCGGTGCTCGCCATGGCGACCAGCATGGCCCACGCCGCCGATCTGAAGGAATTCCGCGTCGGCATCCTCGGCGGCGAAAACGAAACCGACCGGCTGCGCAACTACCAGTGCCTGGCCGACCATTTGAAGGCCGAATTCGGCTTCGAAAAGGTCTCGCTGTTCCCCGCCGCCGACTATGACGGCGTCATCCAGGGCCTGCTCGGCGGCACGCTCGACTTCGCCGAACTCGGCGCCTCCGGCTATGCCAGCGTCTACATCAAGGACCCGAAGGCGGTCACCCCGATCCTCACCACCCAGCAGACCGACGGCGCGACCGGCTATTATTCGATCGGCCTGGCGCTGAAATCCTCCGGCATCACCGACATCAAGTCGGCCAAGGGCAAGAAGCTCGGCTATGCCGATCCGGATTCGACCTCGGGCTACCTGATCCCGCTGACGCAGATTCCGAAGACCACCGGCGCGTCGAATGAGGCCTTCTTCGCCTCGACGCAGTTCAATGGCGGCCACGAGAACAACATCCTGGCCGTGCGCGACGGCAAGGTCGATGTCGCGGTGGACGATTCCTCCGGCATCGGCGACTTCAAGAACGGCTACACCTCCGGCACCTTCCACAAGGAAGTCGCCAAGGGCGCCGTCGACCCCAACGACTTCGTCGAAGTCTGGCGTTCGGGCCTGATCCCGAACGGCCCGCTGGTCGTGCGCACCGCGCTCGGCGACGACATGACCGCCAAGCTTGCCAACTTCTTCACGCAGCTGCCGAAGAAGGACAAGGCCTGCTTCGAAGGTGTCGAAGGCGGCGATTTCACTGGCTACGTTCCAGTGAAACCGGACTTCTACAGCGTCATCGTCGAAGCCCGTAAAGCAGCCATCGGCGGCTAA
- the phnK gene encoding phosphonate C-P lyase system protein PhnK yields MTDEPLLRVSALSKFYGSRVGCDNVSFDLWPGEVLAVVGESGSGKTTLLNCLSTRLLPSSGTASYRMRDGQFRELYRMSEAERRFLMRTDWGFVHQNPADGLRMTVSAGANVGERLMAVGDRHYGKIRATAVDWLSRVEIEEDRIDDEPRAFSGGMRQRLQIARNLVTGPRLVFMDEPTGGLDVSVQARLLDLLRGLVTDLGLAAIVVTHDLAVARLLSQRMMVMKDGRVVESGLTDRVLDDPRAPYTQLLVSSILQV; encoded by the coding sequence ATGACCGACGAACCGCTGCTGCGCGTCTCGGCGCTCTCCAAATTCTATGGCTCGCGCGTCGGCTGCGACAACGTCTCGTTCGACCTGTGGCCGGGCGAGGTCCTGGCTGTCGTCGGCGAATCCGGTTCCGGCAAGACGACGCTGCTCAACTGCCTGTCGACGCGGCTCTTACCCTCCTCCGGCACCGCCAGCTACCGCATGCGCGACGGCCAGTTCCGTGAACTCTACCGCATGAGCGAGGCCGAGCGCCGCTTCCTGATGCGCACCGACTGGGGCTTTGTCCATCAGAACCCGGCCGATGGCCTGCGCATGACGGTGTCGGCAGGCGCCAATGTCGGTGAACGGCTGATGGCGGTCGGCGACCGGCACTATGGCAAGATCCGCGCCACGGCGGTCGACTGGCTGTCGCGCGTCGAGATCGAGGAAGACCGCATCGACGACGAGCCGCGCGCCTTTTCCGGCGGCATGCGCCAGCGCCTGCAGATCGCCCGCAACCTCGTCACCGGCCCGCGGCTGGTGTTCATGGACGAGCCGACCGGCGGCCTCGACGTCTCGGTGCAGGCGCGCCTGCTCGACCTGTTGCGCGGACTGGTCACCGATCTCGGCCTTGCCGCCATCGTCGTCACCCACGACCTCGCGGTGGCGCGCCTGCTGTCGCAGCGCATGATGGTGATGAAGGACGGCCGCGTCGTCGAAAGCGGCCTCACCGACCGCGTGCTCGACGATCCGCGCGCGCCTTACACGCAGCTTCTCGTTTCCTCGATTCTGCAGGTTTGA
- a CDS encoding DUF1868 domain-containing protein, with protein MLDIVRPSLAGFFAGSNPTPPAHLGTRYDSSGNFLTEPGNTVVSHLVSGSPSEAVVLTVRDKMLAMPDADRLAFTPVSSLHMTLFQGIIEYRRRLPYWPQDVPLDTSIDAMTRLYLERLKGFEGFGPFNIKVVEIVPTGLTVAGATDEDVRIMRQWRDALAVPFGYRHPDHDAYVFHITFAYQIQRLADERAAAWQALFDDGLALFARQAPVIEIRAPTFCAFRDMKHFEELLVLG; from the coding sequence ATGCTCGACATCGTCAGACCCTCGCTCGCCGGATTCTTCGCCGGCTCCAATCCCACACCACCAGCGCATCTCGGCACACGCTACGACAGCTCGGGCAATTTCCTGACCGAGCCCGGCAACACCGTCGTCAGCCATCTCGTCAGCGGTTCGCCTTCAGAGGCCGTGGTGCTTACGGTGCGCGACAAGATGCTGGCGATGCCCGATGCCGACCGGCTGGCCTTCACGCCGGTCTCCAGCCTGCACATGACGCTGTTCCAGGGCATCATCGAGTACCGCCGCCGCTTGCCCTACTGGCCGCAGGACGTGCCGCTCGACACCAGTATCGATGCGATGACCCGGCTCTATCTGGAACGCTTAAAAGGGTTCGAGGGCTTCGGCCCCTTCAACATCAAGGTGGTCGAAATCGTGCCGACCGGCCTCACCGTTGCCGGTGCGACCGATGAGGATGTGCGCATCATGCGCCAATGGCGCGATGCGCTGGCGGTGCCGTTCGGCTATCGGCACCCCGATCACGACGCTTATGTCTTCCACATCACCTTCGCTTACCAGATCCAGCGTCTGGCGGACGAGCGGGCGGCAGCATGGCAGGCGCTGTTCGATGATGGCCTGGCACTTTTCGCACGGCAGGCGCCGGTGATCGAGATCAGGGCCCCCACCTTCTGCGCCTTCCGCGACATGAAGCATTTCGAGGAATTGCTGGTGCTCGGCTGA